A genomic segment from Streptosporangium roseum DSM 43021 encodes:
- a CDS encoding peptidoglycan D,D-transpeptidase FtsI family protein: MNSTLKRVALACLLMFGLLMLNVNYLQGVRADDLRADSRNVRNFYDRYEVERGRITAGDKVLAESVDTGSNTFRFERRYPEGKVYAPITGFFAPESERDMELAKNSLLNGTSADLLIRRSIDLFTAKKTKGANVDLTINPKAQEAAYKALGASGKKGALVAIEPKTGAILAMVSIPSYDPNPLSRANKAEVNKAYNKLADDKDQPLLNRAIERTYPPGSTFKVVTMAAYLESDDTLGPQSQVDAPQRLDLPNTTADLPNYGGAACGSGRVTLSFALERSCNTPFGKIAIDLGYDAVNDQARKFGIGGDALTIPMPVAASDFGPEEDKAALAQASIGQRSNQMTPLQMAMIAAGIANNGVVMKPYLVNKIADAEGGEIEGADPEEFTTAISEDTARKLQEMMVNVVNNGTAGAAKIPGVTVAGKTGTAETAEGRDPHAWFISFAPAEDPKVALALMVESGSAGDDASGGHTAAPIAKSVMEAVLGR; encoded by the coding sequence ATGAACAGTACTCTCAAGCGCGTCGCCCTGGCCTGTCTGCTCATGTTCGGCCTGCTCATGCTCAACGTGAACTACCTGCAGGGCGTACGGGCGGACGACCTGCGCGCGGACTCGCGCAACGTCCGCAACTTCTACGACCGCTACGAGGTCGAGCGGGGCCGGATCACCGCGGGCGACAAGGTGCTCGCCGAGTCCGTCGACACCGGCAGCAACACCTTCCGCTTCGAGCGGCGCTATCCCGAGGGCAAGGTCTACGCGCCCATCACCGGGTTCTTCGCCCCGGAGAGCGAGCGCGACATGGAGCTGGCCAAGAACAGCCTGCTCAACGGCACCAGCGCCGACCTGCTGATCCGGCGCAGCATCGACCTGTTCACCGCCAAGAAGACCAAGGGCGCCAACGTCGACCTGACGATCAACCCCAAGGCGCAGGAGGCGGCCTACAAGGCGCTCGGCGCCAGCGGCAAGAAGGGCGCGCTGGTCGCGATCGAGCCGAAGACCGGAGCGATCCTCGCCATGGTCTCGATCCCCAGCTACGACCCCAACCCGCTGTCCAGGGCGAACAAGGCCGAGGTCAACAAGGCCTACAACAAGCTGGCGGACGACAAGGACCAGCCGCTGCTGAACCGGGCGATCGAGCGCACCTACCCGCCGGGCTCGACCTTCAAGGTGGTCACCATGGCGGCCTACCTGGAGAGCGACGACACCCTCGGGCCGCAGAGCCAGGTGGACGCCCCGCAGCGGCTCGACCTGCCCAACACCACCGCCGACCTGCCCAACTACGGCGGCGCGGCGTGCGGCTCCGGACGCGTGACGCTGTCGTTCGCGCTGGAGCGCTCGTGCAACACGCCGTTCGGCAAGATCGCGATCGACCTGGGCTACGACGCCGTCAACGACCAGGCCCGCAAGTTCGGCATCGGCGGTGACGCGCTGACCATCCCGATGCCGGTCGCGGCCAGCGACTTCGGTCCCGAGGAGGACAAGGCCGCGCTCGCCCAGGCCTCGATCGGCCAGCGCAGCAACCAGATGACCCCGCTGCAGATGGCCATGATCGCCGCGGGCATCGCCAACAACGGCGTGGTCATGAAGCCGTACCTGGTGAACAAGATCGCGGACGCGGAGGGCGGCGAGATCGAGGGCGCCGACCCCGAGGAGTTCACCACCGCGATCAGCGAGGACACCGCGCGCAAGCTCCAGGAGATGATGGTCAACGTCGTCAACAACGGCACCGCCGGCGCCGCGAAGATTCCCGGGGTGACCGTCGCCGGCAAGACCGGCACCGCCGAGACCGCCGAGGGCCGGGACCCGCACGCGTGGTTCATCTCCTTCGCCCCCGCCGAGGACCCCAAGGTCGCCCTCGCGCTCATGGTCGAGTCCGGCAGCGCCGGGGACGATGCCTCCGGAGGACACACCGCCGCTCCCATCGCCAAGAGCGTGATGGAAGCGGTGCTGGGTAGATGA
- a CDS encoding serine/threonine-protein kinase, which produces MTALLGGRYRPLGRIATGGMGEVWRAKDELLGREVAVKLLRRHVAADPAFRERFRREARIAAKLADPGIAQVFDYGEADGVAYLVMELVPGESLAGILARDGALSVEITLDVVYQTAKALRAAHGAGIIHRDIKPGNLLVTGAGVIKITDFGIARALEASSMTQTGTVLGTAQYVSPEQASGDPLTFATDVYSLGVVAYECLAGRPPFVAETQVAIALMHLGETPPPLPGSVPAAVRELVMACLSKDPERRPAGAGELAGRAYALRESLATAGAADLAMLTDPAGWRVEPAGEWPREVAPALASAPGPGSGPATGSGPAPVRTARIAPRRRGLGRKTVIVAVAAGCAAAVGLGTLVVHDLTERNGESKSEEPVVPLSPVTKTPTVRPSRTKPVTTRPPVSPTKPLRPSPTPSATVSTSVKPSPRPTTSPSPSPSPTTSTPTPTTPTATPSLTPSTTPGPGDTEPPNGET; this is translated from the coding sequence ATGACCGCGTTGCTCGGGGGCCGATACCGTCCGCTGGGGCGGATCGCGACGGGCGGCATGGGCGAGGTCTGGCGGGCCAAGGACGAGCTGCTCGGCCGCGAGGTGGCGGTGAAGCTGCTGCGCCGGCACGTGGCGGCCGATCCGGCCTTCCGCGAGCGGTTCCGCAGGGAGGCGCGGATCGCGGCGAAGCTGGCCGACCCCGGCATCGCCCAGGTCTTCGACTACGGCGAGGCCGACGGCGTCGCCTACCTGGTGATGGAGCTCGTCCCCGGCGAGTCCCTGGCCGGCATCCTGGCGCGAGACGGCGCTCTGAGCGTCGAGATCACCCTCGACGTGGTTTACCAGACCGCCAAGGCCCTGCGGGCGGCGCACGGCGCCGGGATCATCCACCGGGACATCAAGCCGGGCAATCTCCTGGTCACCGGGGCCGGCGTGATCAAGATCACAGACTTCGGCATCGCCAGGGCACTGGAGGCCTCGTCGATGACCCAGACGGGCACCGTGCTCGGCACCGCGCAGTACGTCAGCCCCGAGCAGGCCTCGGGAGACCCGCTGACCTTCGCCACCGACGTCTACTCCCTGGGCGTGGTCGCCTACGAGTGCCTGGCGGGGCGCCCGCCGTTCGTCGCCGAGACGCAGGTGGCGATCGCGCTCATGCATCTCGGCGAGACGCCGCCGCCGCTGCCCGGGAGCGTGCCCGCGGCGGTGCGCGAGCTGGTCATGGCCTGCCTGTCGAAGGACCCCGAGCGGCGGCCCGCCGGAGCCGGGGAGCTGGCCGGCCGGGCGTACGCGCTGCGCGAGTCGCTCGCCACCGCGGGCGCCGCCGACCTGGCCATGCTCACCGACCCGGCGGGGTGGCGGGTGGAGCCCGCGGGCGAATGGCCGCGGGAGGTCGCCCCCGCCCTGGCGTCGGCTCCGGGCCCGGGTTCCGGCCCGGCCACGGGCTCCGGTCCCGCTCCGGTGCGGACGGCGCGGATCGCCCCGAGGCGCCGCGGCCTGGGCCGGAAGACGGTGATCGTCGCGGTCGCCGCGGGGTGCGCCGCGGCCGTCGGACTGGGCACGCTGGTGGTCCACGACCTGACGGAGCGGAACGGCGAGAGCAAGTCGGAGGAGCCGGTCGTGCCGCTGAGCCCGGTCACCAAGACCCCCACGGTCCGGCCGAGCAGAACCAAGCCGGTGACGACCAGACCGCCTGTCTCGCCGACGAAGCCGCTCCGCCCTTCCCCCACGCCGTCGGCTACGGTAAGCACATCGGTCAAACCCAGCCCCCGGCCGACCACGTCGCCATCGCCCAGCCCCAGCCCGACTACTTCGACCCCGACGCCCACCACCCCGACGGCGACACCGAGCCTCACACCGAGCACCACTCCCGGCCCCGGCGACACAGAGCCTCCGAACGGGGAGACGTGA
- a CDS encoding anthranilate synthase component II: protein MTRILVVDNHDSFVHTIVQYLRELGATCDVRPRDHVVAEDAAGFDGVLVSPGPGAPEDAGVSVPLVGYCEARGLPLLGVCLGHQAIAIAHGATVARAPELMHGRTSAITHDGRGVFAGLPSPVTMTRYHSLAVVPETVPEILEVSATTGDGLVMGLRHRTAPIEGVQFHPESVISEHGHRLLGNWLAGIV, encoded by the coding sequence ATGACCCGCATTCTCGTCGTGGACAACCACGACAGCTTCGTCCACACGATCGTCCAGTATCTCCGCGAGCTCGGCGCCACCTGCGACGTGCGCCCACGTGACCACGTCGTGGCCGAGGACGCCGCCGGCTTCGACGGGGTCCTGGTCAGCCCGGGTCCCGGCGCCCCGGAGGACGCCGGGGTGAGCGTCCCGCTCGTCGGTTACTGCGAGGCCCGCGGCCTTCCGCTGCTCGGCGTCTGCCTCGGCCACCAGGCCATCGCGATCGCCCACGGCGCCACCGTGGCACGGGCTCCGGAGCTGATGCACGGCCGTACCAGCGCGATCACGCACGACGGCCGCGGCGTCTTCGCCGGGCTGCCGTCCCCGGTGACCATGACGCGCTACCACTCGCTGGCGGTCGTGCCGGAGACGGTCCCGGAGATCCTCGAAGTCAGCGCGACCACCGGCGACGGCCTGGTCATGGGCCTGCGCCACCGCACCGCCCCCATCGAGGGAGTGCAGTTCCACCCCGAATCGGTGATCTCCGAACACGGCCACCGGCTGCTCGGAAATTGGCTCGCGGGAATCGTGTAA
- a CDS encoding rhomboid family intramembrane serine protease has product MTTQPPSEPETTAVPTCYRHPGRETYVRCQRCERPICPDCMRDASVGFQCPECVAQGNKTVRQAQSTFGGRAVTVPRVTWALLIVNILAYAAESLSPSVVSAFQMSSGHVAFRGEWWRLITGAFLHMPLSAGGFALTHILFNMWALYAIGPELERRLGSLRFLVLYLLSALGGSVAIYLFGIAAVGASGAIYGMFGALFVVSKKLGYDARGVLWLIGINVVLTFTVPSISWQGHLGGLITGAIVGGILAYAPPKSRNAVQWGGCVAVLVVLVALVALLPPYAFQLQYGIIS; this is encoded by the coding sequence ATGACCACTCAGCCACCCAGCGAGCCTGAAACCACCGCCGTTCCCACGTGTTACCGGCACCCGGGCCGTGAGACCTACGTGCGCTGCCAGCGTTGCGAGCGCCCCATCTGCCCCGACTGCATGCGCGACGCCTCCGTCGGCTTCCAGTGCCCCGAGTGCGTGGCCCAGGGAAACAAGACGGTACGGCAGGCGCAGTCGACCTTCGGCGGCCGGGCCGTCACCGTGCCCCGGGTCACCTGGGCGCTGCTGATCGTCAACATCCTGGCCTACGCCGCGGAGAGCCTGAGCCCCAGCGTGGTGAGCGCCTTCCAGATGAGCTCTGGACACGTCGCCTTCCGTGGCGAGTGGTGGCGTCTGATCACCGGGGCCTTCCTGCACATGCCGCTGAGCGCGGGCGGCTTCGCGCTCACCCACATCCTGTTCAACATGTGGGCGCTCTACGCCATCGGCCCCGAGCTGGAACGACGCCTCGGCTCGCTGCGCTTCCTGGTGCTCTACCTGCTCTCCGCGCTCGGCGGATCCGTCGCCATCTACCTGTTCGGCATCGCCGCGGTAGGCGCCTCGGGCGCGATCTACGGCATGTTCGGCGCGCTGTTCGTGGTCTCCAAGAAGCTCGGCTACGACGCCCGCGGCGTGCTCTGGCTGATCGGCATCAACGTGGTGCTCACCTTCACGGTCCCCAGCATCAGCTGGCAGGGACACCTCGGCGGCCTGATCACCGGCGCGATCGTCGGCGGGATCCTCGCCTACGCCCCGCCGAAGAGCCGTAACGCGGTCCAGTGGGGAGGCTGCGTGGCGGTGCTCGTGGTGCTCGTCGCGCTGGTCGCGCTGCTGCCGCCGTACGCCTTCCAGCTCCAGTACGGCATCATCAGCTGA
- a CDS encoding class E sortase, with amino-acid sequence MRAALRAFGELSITAGVIILLFCAYLLWGTGAYTDRQQTTLREQLLKEFAAKEPAKLTRIRLGGAMALLRIPRFGRDYRYAVVEGVGSEELRMGPGHYPGSAMPGKVGNFVLSGHRTTYAAPFSRLDELRRGDDIVVDAREARYTYRVTGKRVVEPTEVGVIAPVPGKPGSKPTDALITLSTCHPEYSAAQRLIVFGELDRSEDRRR; translated from the coding sequence ATGAGAGCCGCGCTGAGAGCCTTCGGGGAGCTGAGCATCACCGCCGGGGTGATCATTCTGCTCTTCTGCGCATACCTCCTCTGGGGGACCGGTGCCTACACCGACCGGCAGCAGACCACGCTGCGCGAGCAGCTCCTCAAGGAGTTCGCCGCCAAGGAGCCCGCGAAGCTCACACGTATCCGGCTGGGCGGGGCGATGGCGCTGCTGAGGATCCCCCGGTTCGGGCGCGACTACCGGTACGCCGTGGTGGAGGGCGTCGGTTCGGAGGAGCTGCGGATGGGGCCCGGCCACTATCCGGGCTCAGCCATGCCCGGAAAAGTAGGAAATTTCGTTCTTTCGGGTCACCGGACCACCTACGCCGCGCCCTTCAGCAGGCTCGACGAGCTCCGCCGGGGCGACGACATCGTGGTCGACGCCCGCGAGGCCCGCTACACCTACCGGGTCACCGGCAAGCGCGTCGTCGAGCCCACCGAGGTCGGAGTGATCGCCCCGGTCCCCGGCAAGCCCGGCAGCAAGCCCACCGATGCCCTCATCACCCTGTCGACCTGCCATCCGGAGTACTCCGCCGCCCAGCGGCTCATCGTCTTCGGAGAGCTGGACAGGAGTGAGGACCGTCGCAGATGA
- the pknB gene encoding Stk1 family PASTA domain-containing Ser/Thr kinase has protein sequence MTQPRRLGDRYELDGVVGRGGMAEVYRARDIRLDRIVAIKTLRADLARDHIFQARFRREAQSAASLNHPSIVAVYDTGEDVAGSAPVPYIVMEYVDGRTLRDLLRADRRLLPERAAELVDGILRALDYSHRGGIVHRDIKPANIMITNNGDVKVMDFGIARAMADSAATMTQTAQVIGTAQYLSPEQARGERVDARSDIYSTGCVLYELLTGQPPFTGDSPVAIAYQHVREDPIPPSQIDPEIPKWADAIVLKAMAKDPAHRYQSAGEMRADIQRAMSGIPMDAQTMALANNYGSATRTMQTPGPGGPATQRTTSVPAYEYGTEEGGRGERGRRRQQSSGNTAVKTAAWILVPLLVIGAFIGVGYMFLSSPGDSSAANKIKVPALTSRTEAAATKALTDLGLTVKTVEKFDEESEKGTVIETSPAAGTAVDKGAEVTLTISKGVEKAEVPNVVNMTTDEAKAALEEAGFVPSVRTKASSGPQDKVLETNPPAGKKAPKGSTVQIYVPKEAVEVPGVVNLTVGDAKRMLKEAGFKYKVVEQESDLPEGTVLSQAPEAGAKLQQGTTITLVVSSGQAPQPTEPPTTDPTQEPPITEEPEPDPTETEDPIFNEAPSDDLGG, from the coding sequence ATGACTCAGCCCCGACGCCTCGGCGATCGCTACGAGCTTGACGGCGTCGTCGGGCGTGGCGGCATGGCCGAGGTATATCGCGCCCGAGACATCCGGCTGGATCGGATCGTCGCCATCAAGACCCTCCGCGCGGACCTGGCGAGAGACCACATCTTCCAGGCCCGTTTCCGTCGTGAGGCGCAGTCCGCCGCGTCGCTGAACCACCCGTCCATCGTCGCGGTCTACGACACCGGCGAGGACGTGGCGGGCAGCGCGCCGGTGCCGTACATCGTGATGGAGTACGTCGACGGCCGCACGCTGCGCGACCTGCTCCGGGCCGACCGGCGGCTGCTGCCCGAGCGGGCGGCCGAGCTGGTCGACGGGATCCTGCGGGCGCTGGACTACAGCCACCGCGGCGGCATCGTCCACCGGGACATCAAACCGGCGAACATCATGATCACCAACAACGGTGACGTGAAGGTCATGGACTTCGGCATCGCCCGCGCGATGGCCGACTCGGCCGCGACCATGACGCAGACCGCCCAGGTCATCGGCACCGCGCAGTATCTGTCGCCGGAGCAGGCCAGGGGCGAGCGGGTGGACGCCCGCAGCGACATCTACTCCACCGGCTGCGTGCTGTACGAGCTGCTGACCGGGCAGCCGCCGTTCACCGGCGACTCCCCCGTCGCGATCGCCTACCAGCACGTGCGCGAGGACCCGATCCCGCCGTCGCAGATCGACCCGGAGATCCCCAAGTGGGCCGACGCCATCGTGCTCAAGGCGATGGCCAAGGACCCCGCGCACCGCTACCAGAGCGCCGGGGAGATGCGGGCCGACATCCAGCGGGCGATGTCCGGCATCCCGATGGACGCCCAGACGATGGCGCTGGCCAACAACTACGGCTCGGCCACCCGGACCATGCAGACCCCCGGTCCCGGCGGGCCGGCCACCCAGCGCACCACCTCCGTCCCGGCGTACGAGTACGGCACGGAGGAGGGCGGGCGTGGCGAGCGGGGCCGTCGCCGGCAGCAGAGCAGCGGCAACACCGCGGTCAAGACCGCCGCGTGGATCCTGGTCCCGCTGCTGGTCATCGGTGCCTTCATCGGCGTGGGATACATGTTCCTGAGCTCGCCGGGCGACTCCAGCGCGGCGAACAAGATCAAGGTTCCGGCGCTGACCTCACGGACCGAGGCTGCGGCGACCAAGGCGCTGACGGATCTCGGCCTGACCGTCAAAACGGTCGAGAAGTTCGACGAGGAGTCGGAGAAGGGCACGGTCATCGAGACCAGCCCGGCGGCCGGCACCGCGGTCGACAAGGGCGCCGAGGTCACGCTCACGATCTCCAAGGGTGTGGAGAAGGCCGAGGTGCCCAACGTGGTCAACATGACCACCGACGAGGCCAAGGCCGCCCTTGAGGAGGCGGGCTTCGTGCCGAGCGTGCGGACCAAGGCCTCCAGCGGCCCGCAGGACAAGGTGCTGGAGACCAACCCCCCGGCGGGCAAGAAGGCCCCGAAGGGCAGCACCGTCCAGATCTACGTCCCCAAGGAGGCCGTGGAGGTCCCGGGCGTGGTCAACCTCACGGTGGGCGACGCCAAGAGGATGCTCAAGGAGGCGGGCTTCAAGTACAAGGTCGTCGAGCAGGAGAGCGACCTGCCGGAGGGCACCGTGCTCAGCCAGGCCCCTGAGGCCGGCGCCAAGCTCCAGCAGGGCACCACGATCACGCTGGTCGTCTCCAGCGGGCAGGCGCCGCAGCCGACTGAGCCGCCGACGACGGACCCGACCCAGGAACCGCCGATCACCGAGGAACCGGAGCCCGATCCGACGGAGACCGAGGACCCGATCTTCAACGAGGCACCCAGCGACGACCTGGGCGGCTGA
- a CDS encoding response regulator transcription factor — MRVLLVEDEKRLADLLKGGLAGEGFAVDVAHDGRDGLWMASENVYDVIVLDVMLPRMNGYTVCARLRDAENWTPILMLTAKDGVHDEAEALDTGADDFLSKPFSYVVLLARLRALIRRGGRARPVSITVGDLTVDPAGLRCRRGEVEIALTPKEFAVLHGLARRPGEVVSKSELLAQAWDFSYDGDPNIVEVYISALRRKIDSPFGRSSLVTVRGAGYRLES; from the coding sequence ATGCGCGTGCTGCTGGTTGAGGACGAGAAGCGCCTGGCCGATCTGCTGAAGGGCGGGCTGGCCGGCGAGGGGTTCGCCGTGGACGTCGCCCACGACGGGCGCGACGGCCTGTGGATGGCGAGCGAGAACGTCTACGACGTGATCGTGCTCGACGTCATGCTGCCCCGGATGAACGGCTACACCGTCTGCGCCAGGCTCCGCGACGCGGAGAACTGGACGCCGATACTGATGCTCACCGCCAAGGACGGGGTGCACGACGAGGCCGAGGCCCTGGACACCGGCGCCGACGACTTCCTCTCCAAGCCGTTCTCCTACGTGGTGCTGCTGGCCCGGCTGCGCGCGCTGATCCGCCGGGGCGGCCGGGCCAGGCCGGTCTCCATCACGGTGGGCGACCTGACCGTCGACCCAGCCGGGCTCCGCTGCCGCCGGGGCGAGGTGGAGATCGCCCTCACCCCGAAGGAGTTCGCGGTCCTGCACGGCCTGGCGCGCAGGCCGGGCGAGGTGGTCTCCAAGAGCGAGCTGCTCGCCCAGGCGTGGGACTTCTCCTATGACGGCGACCCGAACATCGTCGAGGTCTACATCAGCGCGCTCCGCCGGAAGATCGACTCTCCGTTCGGCCGGTCGTCCCTGGTGACCGTGCGCGGTGCGGGATACCGGCTGGAGTCCTGA
- a CDS encoding peptidylprolyl isomerase yields the protein MAEKLIANLKTNRGTVKIQLFPDHAPKTVRNFVELAEGTREWVNPTTGAKTTDKLYDGTVFHRVIEGFMLQGGDPLGQGTGGPGYKFDDEIHPDLYFNRPYLLAMANAGIQFGKGTNGSQFFITVVPTPHLNGKHSIFGEVIEGQDVVDAIAKTDTDARDRPKEPVVLESVTIDRVQG from the coding sequence GTGGCTGAGAAGTTGATCGCGAACCTGAAGACCAATCGTGGCACCGTGAAGATCCAGCTCTTCCCGGACCACGCGCCCAAGACCGTGCGCAACTTCGTCGAGCTGGCCGAAGGCACCCGCGAGTGGGTGAACCCGACGACCGGCGCGAAGACCACCGACAAGCTCTACGACGGAACGGTCTTCCACCGGGTCATCGAGGGCTTCATGCTCCAGGGTGGCGACCCGCTCGGACAGGGCACCGGCGGTCCGGGCTACAAGTTCGACGACGAGATCCACCCGGACCTCTACTTCAACCGTCCCTACCTGCTCGCCATGGCCAACGCCGGCATCCAGTTCGGCAAGGGCACCAACGGCTCGCAGTTCTTCATCACTGTGGTGCCCACGCCGCACCTGAACGGCAAGCACTCCATCTTCGGCGAGGTCATCGAGGGCCAGGACGTCGTCGACGCCATCGCCAAGACCGACACCGACGCCCGTGACCGGCCCAAGGAGCCGGTCGTGCTGGAGTCGGTCACCATCGACCGCGTGCAGGGCTGA
- a CDS encoding cell division protein CrgA, which translates to MPKPKTRKKAVYTPPQTTQQVKMSPRWLAPVMVASWIIGILWIAIYYVAPTAPFIGDLANWNLLIGFVFIIFGVVLSTRWR; encoded by the coding sequence GTGCCCAAGCCCAAGACTCGCAAGAAGGCGGTCTACACGCCGCCGCAGACGACCCAGCAGGTCAAGATGAGCCCGCGCTGGCTGGCGCCGGTCATGGTGGCATCCTGGATCATCGGCATCCTGTGGATCGCCATCTACTACGTGGCGCCCACCGCACCCTTCATCGGTGACCTGGCGAACTGGAACCTGCTGATCGGGTTCGTTTTCATCATCTTCGGTGTGGTGTTGTCCACCCGCTGGCGTTAG
- a CDS encoding sensor histidine kinase gives MSHLSVRVRATLAATAIVAVALGVAAVVLVGVLKGSLVDSASAEATRRAYGTAGMITASPGLIAGRVAEPLDPDVQVIEKAELSEAEWRTVLAQPAQPALPITSGQDTPGTGAIRSDTTRSTATRGETARSDAARPDSTGPAAVRAERWAPAASFTVATMPVSTVDGVVLVQARASLEPAGAALQTLQGLLIPGIPGLLLLVAALTWLAVGRALAPVSAIRTEMADITASDLHRRVPVPRSRDEIARLAETMNRTLDRLELAVDRHKRFVADAAHELRSPLAILRTRLELAPPGPLAAEALTDVERIQALTSDLLLLARLDAGEPACHGEVDLGQVAAEEATRARPRPEIRVELEVAADVVVRGSAEELRRLVANLVDNAVRHADSTVTVRLARDGGGAVLDVRDDGPGIPAEHREAVFDRFTRLDEARGRDAGGSGLGLAIARDIAVRHGGGLSVVGGGPGARLRTRLPAP, from the coding sequence ATGTCCCATCTATCGGTCAGGGTCCGGGCGACCCTCGCCGCCACCGCCATCGTCGCGGTCGCGCTGGGCGTCGCGGCGGTGGTGCTCGTCGGCGTGCTCAAGGGCAGCCTCGTGGACAGCGCCTCCGCCGAGGCGACCCGGCGCGCCTACGGCACCGCCGGCATGATCACCGCCAGCCCCGGGCTCATCGCCGGCAGGGTCGCCGAGCCGCTGGACCCCGACGTCCAGGTCATCGAGAAGGCCGAGCTCTCCGAGGCGGAGTGGCGAACGGTCTTGGCCCAGCCCGCCCAGCCCGCCCTGCCGATCACCTCCGGACAGGACACCCCCGGAACGGGAGCGATCCGATCGGACACCACCCGGTCGACCGCCACCCGAGGAGAGACAGCCCGATCGGACGCCGCCAGGCCGGACAGCACTGGACCGGCCGCCGTACGCGCCGAGCGGTGGGCGCCCGCCGCCTCGTTCACGGTGGCCACGATGCCCGTGTCCACCGTCGACGGCGTGGTGCTCGTCCAGGCCAGGGCCTCCCTGGAACCCGCCGGCGCCGCCCTGCAGACCCTGCAGGGGCTGCTGATCCCCGGCATCCCCGGGCTGCTCCTGCTGGTCGCGGCCCTGACCTGGCTGGCGGTCGGCCGCGCGCTCGCACCGGTCTCGGCCATCCGCACCGAGATGGCCGACATCACCGCCAGTGATCTGCACCGCCGGGTCCCGGTGCCGCGGTCCCGCGACGAGATCGCCCGCCTCGCCGAGACGATGAACCGCACGCTCGACCGCCTGGAACTCGCCGTCGACCGGCACAAGCGCTTCGTCGCCGACGCCGCCCACGAGCTGCGCAGCCCGCTGGCCATCCTGAGGACCCGCCTGGAGCTCGCCCCGCCCGGACCGCTGGCGGCCGAGGCGCTGACGGACGTGGAGCGGATCCAGGCGCTCACCTCCGACCTGCTGCTGCTGGCCCGCCTGGACGCCGGTGAGCCCGCCTGTCACGGGGAGGTGGACCTCGGACAGGTCGCCGCCGAGGAGGCGACCCGGGCCCGGCCCAGGCCGGAGATCCGCGTGGAGCTGGAGGTGGCCGCCGACGTGGTGGTCCGCGGATCGGCCGAGGAGCTGCGCCGCCTGGTCGCCAACCTGGTGGACAACGCCGTACGGCACGCGGACTCGACGGTCACCGTCCGCCTGGCCCGGGACGGGGGCGGGGCCGTACTCGACGTGCGCGACGACGGGCCGGGGATCCCGGCCGAGCACCGTGAGGCGGTCTTCGACCGGTTCACCCGGCTGGACGAGGCCCGGGGCCGGGACGCGGGCGGGTCGGGGCTCGGCCTCGCCATCGCCCGGGACATCGCGGTACGGCACGGCGGCGGCCTGAGTGTCGTCGGGGGAGGTCCGGGAGCGCGGCTGCGGACCCGTCTTCCCGCGCCGTGA